Proteins from a genomic interval of Zingiber officinale cultivar Zhangliang chromosome 1B, Zo_v1.1, whole genome shotgun sequence:
- the LOC121985574 gene encoding pentatricopeptide repeat-containing protein At5g66520-like, protein MLRPQKAIVSSLLGHPKLASRLNPNVAASLAPVLSTPIPSLLPLRAAHALLTVSGSTALKPVARHLIVLYSRCSPDDAILLHSALRSPDNISASSILKSLIRGGSDGSRAVDFFSRHAHPLGYRPDSFTFPLLITSAKLRDSIHQGEMFHCLALKLGFVGHLSVVNSLIHMYATCDALDLARQLFDEMHVKDHVSYNSMLDGYVKSCDFDKAEQLFQIMPDRSVISWSTLLNGYVRNKMFNKGILLFHHMQELGVEPDDCSLISLLSVYSHCKLPQHGRSVHGFLVRRWLRIPTHVSNALVDFYCKCDLRDAAAEVFKGITNKDLICWNTMISGFGSHSHSTKAIDFFKTMLQEGVKPNDITFTCILAACAHSCLVEEARHYFKMMTEEFYIEPKFAHYWCLVDLYVRAGNSEDALKVIQDMPLHNWSAIWGAVIWLSKVQGDISVGEHLGKCLIELEPYNSRRYVPLVNVYAAASRWDKYKELQDLMKARGLKKLPDSTLIDLNVVVHKFSVGDKSHPEIGQVYEMLKEIAEQLKLQHPRVEETIVDAI, encoded by the coding sequence ATGCTTCGACCTCAAAAGGCCATTGTCTCTTCTCTTCTCGGCCACCCAAAACTTGCCTCCCGCCTGAACCCTAACGTCGCCGCCTCCCTCGCCCCAGTCCTCTCCACCCCTATCCCCTCCCTTCTCCCCCTTCGCGCCGCCCACGCCCTCCTTACCGTCTCCGGATCCACCGCGCTCAAGCCGGTCGCCCGCCATCTCATCGTCCTCTACTCCCGCTGCTCCCCTGACGATGCCATCCTCCTCCACTCCGCCCTTCGCTCCCCCGACAACATCTCCGCTAGTAGCATTCTTAAATCCCTTATCCGCGGCGGGTCCGATGGCTCCCGCGCCGTCGATTTCTTCTCCCGCCATGCCCACCCCCTTGGTTACCGGCCCGACAGTTtcaccttccctctcctcatcacCTCGGCCAAGCTCCGAGATTCGATTCACCAAGGTGAGATGTTCCACTGCCTTGCATTGAAGTTGGGATTCGTAGGACATTTGTCTGTTGTCAACTCCTTGATTCACATGTATGCTACTTGTGACGCTTTGGACCTGGCAAGACAGCTGTTCGACGAAATGCATGTGAAAGACCACGTCTCGTACAACTCCATGCTGGATGGGTATGTGAAAAGTTGTGATTTTGACAAGGCCGAGCAGCTCTTTCAGATCATGCCTGACCGAAGTGTCATTTCGTGGTCTACTCTCCTAAATGGGTATGTCAGAAACAAGATGTTTAACAAGGGAATCCTATTATTTCACCATATGCAAGAGCTTGGGGTTGAGCCAGATGACTGCTCATTGATCAGTTTGTTGTCAGTCTACTCACATTGTAAGCTACCACAGCATGGCAGATCAGTCCATGGGTTCTTGGTGAGAAGGTGGCTTCGGATACCAACTCATGTAAGTAATGCGTTGGTGGACTTCTACTGCAAGTGCGACTTGCGAGATGCAGCAGCTGAAGTATTTAAGGGAATCACCAATAAGGATCTCATTTGTTGGAACACAATGATATCTGGATTTGGAAGTCATAGTCATAGCACCAAAGCAATTGATTTTTTCAAAACAATGTTGCAAGAAGGTGTAAAACCAAATGATATTACTTTTACATGTATCTTGGCAGCCTGTGCTCATTCATGCTTGGTTGAGGAAGCACGTCATTATTTTAAGATGATGACTGAAGAGTTTTATATTGAACCAAAATTTGCACATTATTGGTGTCTGGTTGATCTATATGTTCGAGCTGGAAATTCTGAAGATGCACTGAAGGTAATTCAGGATATGCCCTTGCATAATTGGTCTGCCATTTGGGGTGCAGTAATTTGGTTATCAAAGGTTCAAGGTGATATTAGTGTAGGCGAGCATCTAGGGAAATGTTTGATTGAGCTGGAGCCATATAATAGCAGGCGATATGTCCCTCTAGTAAATGTTTATGCTGCAGCATCAAGATGGGATAAGTATAAAGAGTTGCAAGATTTGATGAAAGCAAGGGGATTAAAGAAGTTGCCTGATTCTACACTGATAGATTTGAATGTTGTTGTTCACAAGTTCTCTGTGGGTGACAAATCCCACCCAGAAATTGGACAAGTATATGAAATGTTGAAGGAAATTGCCGAACAACTAAAGTTGCAACATCCTAGGGTTGAGGAAACCATAGTTGATgcaatttag